TCTTGATGTCCATTTGAAGGGCTGTGATGCCGTCACGAGTACCCGCCACCTTGAAGTCCATGTCACCAAAGTGATCCTCAAGACCTTGAATATCGGTCAAGACAGTGTAGTTGGTACCGTCTGAAATCAGACCCATGGCAATCCCTGCAACTGGTGCCTTGATTGGCACACCACCTGCCATAAGGGCAAGGGTACCAGCTGTGATAGAAGCCTGCGATGAAGAACCGTTTGATTCCAAGACTTCTGCTACCAAGCGGATAGCGTAAGGGAAGTCTTCCAAGCTAGGTAGAACTTGCTCGAGAGCACGCTCACCAAGGGCACCGTGACCGATCTCACGACGGCCAGGTGCACCGTAGCGACCAGTTGAGCCCACTGAATATTGTGGGAAGTTGTAATGGTGCAAGAAGCGTTTCTTGTACTCGTCGTCCAATCCGTCGATGATTTGAGTTTCACCCATTGGGGCCAAGGTCAAGACAGAAAGAGCTTGCGTTTGACCACGGGTAAAGAGACCTGAGCCATGAACGTTTGGCAAGAAGTCCACTTCTGCGTCCAGCGGACGAATTTCATCCACACGACGACCGTCTGGGCGGACCTTGTCTTCTGTAATCAAACGACGAACTTCTGCGTGCTCCATGAGTTCCAAGATTTCATGGACATCCCGCATGATGCGGTCGAATTCTTCGTGTTCAGCATATTTTTCTTCGTAGGCTGCGATGACGGTCTCACGCACCGCATTGGTCGCATCTTCACGGGCCAATTTTTCTTCTACCTGCACCGCTTTTTTCAAATCGTCATTGTAAGCTGCGACAATCTCAGCCTGCAATTCTGGGTCCACTTGAAGAAGTTCCACATCTGCCTTTTCCTTGCCGACTGCTGCCACGATTTGATTTTGGAAGTCAAGGAGTTCTTGAATAGCCTCATGACCTTTGAGGAGTGCTTCCAACATGATGTCTTCTGACAATTCTTTGGCACCAGACTCTACCATGTTGATGGCGTCCTTGTTACCAGCTACTGTCAAGTCAAGGAGAGACTCTTCCATCTGAGCCTTGTCAGGGTTGATGATGAGTTCACCATTGACATAACCGACCTGGACACCTGCGATTGGACCGTTGAATGGGATGTCTGAGATTGCCAATGCCAATGAAGAACCAAACATGGCTGCCATTGGAGCAGAGGCATCTGGATCGTAAGAAAGAACTGTGTTGATGACTTGAACTTCGTTACGGAAGCCTTCCGCAAACATTGGACGAATCGGACGGTCAATCA
This region of Streptococcus suis genomic DNA includes:
- the pnp gene encoding polyribonucleotide nucleotidyltransferase; the protein is MSKQVFETVFAGKKLVVETGQVAKQANGAVVVRYGDSTVLTAAVMSKKMATGDFFPLQVNYEEKMYAAGKFPGGWMKREGRPSTDATLTARLIDRPIRPMFAEGFRNEVQVINTVLSYDPDASAPMAAMFGSSLALAISDIPFNGPIAGVQVGYVNGELIINPDKAQMEESLLDLTVAGNKDAINMVESGAKELSEDIMLEALLKGHEAIQELLDFQNQIVAAVGKEKADVELLQVDPELQAEIVAAYNDDLKKAVQVEEKLAREDATNAVRETVIAAYEEKYAEHEEFDRIMRDVHEILELMEHAEVRRLITEDKVRPDGRRVDEIRPLDAEVDFLPNVHGSGLFTRGQTQALSVLTLAPMGETQIIDGLDDEYKKRFLHHYNFPQYSVGSTGRYGAPGRREIGHGALGERALEQVLPSLEDFPYAIRLVAEVLESNGSSSQASITAGTLALMAGGVPIKAPVAGIAMGLISDGTNYTVLTDIQGLEDHFGDMDFKVAGTRDGITALQMDIKIDGITPQILEEALAQAKKARFEILDVIEATIPEVRPDLAPTAPKIDTIKIDIDKIKIVIGKGGETIDKIIAETGVKIDIDEDGLVAIFSPDRDAIERTKEIIAGLVREAKVDEVFQAKVVRLEKFGAFVNLFDKTDALVHVSEMAWTRVNKPEDLVEIGDIVDVKVIKIDDKGRIDASMKALLPKPEGYVEPEKRERSDRPRRHKDNKEKKDNNFGEFKFHKVEKK